The following proteins are co-located in the Solanum pennellii chromosome 1, SPENNV200 genome:
- the LOC107024544 gene encoding SNF2 domain-containing protein CLASSY 3-like gives MDSGDGSGPKQRNRSCQNGNLTPSSSTCAVNIGKEGVSCGRKRKMVVSEDATKFSPATCEPIIGRVIVEEIPNNDDDDTDDSEDDNVVIIVEEEESNMLNEKDEEVVSSTSSMKSVEVHTDSTSSSESESEDVKNEEGEKESNGGLAPELVVESEKQKKGRSYLLRSRSLSKSKKKKLNNGNGSSSPILLTAEEESKSEEDCDIDDSVKNVVQKDVVQKDRRIGKKILEDSEFMKFVIDSIINVNDHDKITPFEKKERVPVKETLPLVFRFEDEEPPPPEKEEWEKEVEDLFAEMQMCILESDIGFTNSSASQMQNGDLSDCQMGNHKLVLDEQIGLICKVCPYVHLEIKYIFPSFAQRTRGRYERKHLGQSPSLLDVGGFRFSDSSEVQDSLINEEGTVWDLVPQSAKSTMHPHQRSGFEFMWKNVAGDINLERLRQPLSDSKGGCIISHPPGTGKTRLTLVFLQSYLKLFPKSRPVIIAPSSLLLNWEAEFQKWEVDIPFHNLNSKDFSLQEDEATVSVFRCLSHAGKRNPHLIRMVKLGSWVKGNSILGISYDLFRILTGDDGDGYAKPIREILLKYPGLLVLEEGHTARNEQSLVWKALKKVETEKRIVLSGTPFQNNIKELYNTLCVVSPKFAADLEQKWASLSSSIDKNARALEELRDIISPLVHKCSENVKKVSLPGIRDTVIHLKPTDLQKELLRRIPENPSSFYEQNMVSLISVHPSLVANRKEFSDLESQLKERGCRLDPDTGVKMKFVVELIRLCGGLKERVIIFSQLLDPLNLIKEQLSSLFGWTLGREILYMDGKLDVKQRQISINSLNDRKSDVKVLLASIKACSEGISLIGASRVVLLDVLWNPSVEEQAISRAYRNGQTKFVHVYCPVTSKWEVDKIEQQTRKKYHSDVLLSRNHEAKMDPSCSESEDTILESMFEHEGLRHIFEKLSHAPRVLPPTTCLDSCNQPPKPSS, from the exons ATGGACTCAGGGGATGGCTCTGGTCCAAAACAGAGGAACAGGTCATGTCAAAATGGTAATCTTACTCCGTCTTCTTCGACTTGTGCTGTGAATATTGGAAAAGAGGGTGTGAGTTGTGGgaggaaaagaaaaatggtGGTTTCTGAAGATGCAACAAAGTTCAGTCCAGCAACTTGTGAGCCTATCATTGGACGGGTTATCGTTGAGGAAATAcctaataatgatgatgatgatacgGATGATTCGGAGGATGATAATGTTGTTATCATTGTAGAGGAGGAAGAGAGTAATATGTTGAATGAAAAAGATGAGGAGGTTGTTTCATCTACCTCAAGCATGAAGTCGGTGGAAGTGCATACTGATAGCACCTCATCTTCTGAGTCTGAATCAGAAGATGTAAAGaatgaagaaggagaaaaagagTCGAATGGGGGGTTAGCACCTGAGCTTGTTGTTGAGAGTGAAAAGCAGAAGAAAGGCAGATCATATCTTCTTCGTTCACGTTCACTTTCTAAGTCcaaaaagaagaagttgaaCAACGGAAATGGTAGTAGCAGCCCAATTCTTCTTACTGCTGAGGAGGAGTCTAAATCTGAAGAAGATTGCGACATTGATGACTCGGTGAAGAATGTTGTTCAGAAGGATGTCGTTCAAAAGGACAGGAGGATTGGAAAAAAGATTCTTGAAGATTCggaatttatgaaatttgttaTTGATTCCATCATAAATGTTAATGATCATGATAAAATTACTCCTTTTGAAAAGAAGGAACGGGTTCCTGTCaaggaaacacttcctttaGTATTTCGGTTTGAAGACGAGGAACCTCCTCCCCCTGAGAAAGAAGAATGGGAAAAGGAAGTTGAAGATCTTTTTGCTGAAATGCAGATGTGTATCTTAGAGTCAGATATTGGCTTTACAAATTCATCCGCTTCGCAGATGCAGAATGGAGATTTAAGTGACTGTCAGATGGGGAACCACAAACTTGTTCTAGATGAACAAATTGGGCTCATCTGTAAAGTTTGTCCCTATGTGCATTTGGAGATCAAGTACATCTTCCCTTCTTTT GCTCAAAGAACTCGAGGGAGATATGAAAGAAAACATTTAGGACAATCGCCGTCACTCTTGGATGTTGGTGGCTTCAGATTCTCTGATTCTTCTGAAGTCCAAGATTCTCTGATTAATGAAGAAGGAACTGTGTGGGATTTAGTTCCACAAAGTGCCAAATCAACCATGCATCCTCATCAACGTAGTGGATTTGAATTTATGTGGAAAAACGTTGCTGGAGATATAAATCTCGAGAGGCTGAGACAGCCCCTATCTGATAGCAAAGGAGGATGCATAATCTCACATCCACCTGGAACCGGGAAAACCCGTCTCACCCTAGTATTTCTTCAGTCGTATTTGAAGCTGTTTCCAAAGTCTCGACCTGTAATCATAGCTCCTTCCAGCTTGCTGCTTAACTGGGAAGCTGAGTTCCAGAAATGGGAGGTGGACATTCCCTTCCACAACTTGAACAGCAAAGATTTCTCTTTACAGGAAGATGAAGCTACAGTGAGTGTGTTTCGCTGTTTATCCCATGCGGGAAAGAGAAATCCACACCTTATACGAATGGTGAAGCTGGGATCCTGGGTTAAAGGTAATAGCATTTTGGGGATCAGTTATGATTTGTTCAGGATTCTTACCGGAGATGATGGAGACGGTTACGCTAAGCCGATTAGAGAAATCCTTCTTAAATATCCTGGTCTTCTGGTACTTGAAGAAGGGCACACTGCTCGGAATGAGCAAAGCCTTGTCTGGAAAGCTTTGAAAAAGGTTGAAACAGAGAAGCGCATAGTTTTGTCTGGAACTCCTTTCCAGAATAACATCAAGGAGTTATACAACACTCTCTGCGTCGTCAGTCCAAAGTTTGCTGCAGATTTGGAGCAGAAATGGGCTTCTCTTAGCAGTTCCATCGACAAGAATGCCCGAGCATTGGAAGAGCTTAGGGACATTATTTCACCACTTGTCCATAAGTGTAGTGAAAATGTAAAGAAGGTAAGCCTTCCGGGTATAAGGGACACTGTAATTCACCTGAAACCCACAGATTTGCAGAAGGAGTTGCTTAGAAGGATTCCTGAGAATCCAAGCTCCTTTTATGAACAAAATATGGTGTCTCTTATCTCTGTTCATCCTTCATTAGTGGCCAATAGGAAGGAGTTCTCTGACTTAGAAAGTCAGCTAAAAGAGAGAGGTTGTCGGTTGGATCCAGATACCGgagtaaaaatgaaatttgttgTTGAGCTTATCAGACTTTGCGGTGGGCTGAAGGAGAGGGTTATAATATTTAGCCAACTACTTGATCCTCTAAACCTGATCAAGGAGCAACTCAGTTCTCTCTTTGGATGGACTTTAGGTCGGGAGATTCTCTACATGGATGGGAAGCTTGATGTGAAGCAGCGGCAGATATCTATAAATTCTCTTAATGACCGTAAGAGTGATGTAAAAGTGCTGCTTGCATCCATAAAAGCCTGTTCAGAAGGAATAAGTCTGATAGGGGCCTCAAGAGTGGTTTTGCTTGACGTTCTCTGGAATCCCTCAGTAGAAGAGCAAGCCATCAGTCGAGCTTACAGGAATGGGCAGACCAAATTTGTGCATGTTTACTGTCCAGTAACATCAAAATGGGAGGTTGACAAGATTGAACAGCAGACGAGAAAGAAGTACCATTCAGATGTTCTTTTGTCTAGGAATCATGAAGCCAAGATGGATCCTTCATGTTCTGAGTCAGAGGATACCATACTAGAATCCATGTTTGAGCATGAGGGCCTCCGTCATATTTTCGAAAAGCTCTCTCATGCACCACGTGTGCTGCCGCCTACTACATGCCTTGATTCTTGTAACCAACCTCCAAAACCAAGCAGTTAG